The Anomaloglossus baeobatrachus isolate aAnoBae1 chromosome 5, aAnoBae1.hap1, whole genome shotgun sequence genome includes the window TCAGTTCATCCCGACATGTGTTCTTGAAAGACCAAggtgtcttcccaccagcccaggaacaagttggcataagatggggcacaggaacaccccatcgctgtgcccctgagctggtggtaatacttCCTAGCAAAAATAAAGAAATTGTGGGTCAACACATGTTCGAGAAGGTCCAACACAAAAAGATTATGCCTTTCAAATTGTACCCCCCTTGTCTCCAAAAAATATTTTACCGCCATTAGACCTttgtcatgggggatggagctgtaCAAAGATTCCACGTCAATAGACGCAAAATAAGTGTCATCATCCATGACAATTCCATCGATTTTACTTAATAGGTCGCTGGTATCTCTCAGATATGAGGACAGGGAGGTCACAAAGGGCCTTAGAATTGTATCAAGATAGATACCTGCATTCTGAGTTAGAGAGTTGATCCCAGCCACAATGGGACGTCCCTTTAATGGGGACGTCCCCTTGTGGACCTTAGGGAGTGCATAAAATGTAGCAATCGTCGGAAATTTATTGGTCATAAATTCCAACTCATTTATTGATATTACTTTCTCTTCAAAGGCTGCTTTTATTAACCCATTCAGAGATCCAGAAAACATTGCGGTAGGATCTTTACTTAACACACAATAGTTATCCCTCTGTCTCAGAATAGTAGagcacatagatagatagatacctttCGTGGTCCAGGAGGACGATGTTCCCTCCTTTGTCTGAAGGTTTGAGTATAAAGCTGTTGTTCTTTGTTAAGGCCACCAATGCGTGCATTTCTTGTTTGTCAAGATTCGCCCCACCGGTCTGTTTCGACAAGCACAGTTGTAAGAGATCCTCATTCACCACTTTCATAAAGATGTCCACACTATCAAGATCACTACTTGGTGGTGATCTAGTACTTTTATTTTTTAGTGATGTGAATGGGCCTGTCCCTGGTTCCCGATTACCTTCTTCCTGAAGATCACATAATGTGCAAAAAGTGTCCCTATCTTCAGGTGTAATCCCCAGAGCCTCCATCTTATTTTTATCAGTATCATGGAAGAATTTCTTCCATTTTAACTTTCTTCCAAATAGGGCTACATCTTTAGTCCAAGAGAATGCATCATAGCATTCCGTAGGGACAAATGAGAGTCCCTTACTTAGGACTCTCATATCTCCTTCTGTTAACCTGTAAGAGGAAAGATTAATAATTTGTTTTTTTACCTCCTTTTTGATCCCACCGGTGTGAATTTTGGTCTTAAGTCGTACCGGGGGACCCCCTGTTCTAAAAAAGAAGAAGAGGtcaaggaggaagaggaggcaaaCAGCGTACCTGATCCTGAGGGTACATTCATATTTTGTTGATATCCCTGCCATCGGTTTCTTTGTTGCCTAAATTTCCTCCTTTGAGGTAGAACTCTATTATTGCCTCTCTCTATATCAGACGCCTCTAGATCAGAGGATGATATATCTGTAGGATggttacttttttctttttctttcagaAAATCATAAGCTGTATTCTCTCTAAACTCAGTAAGATCCCGAATAAATTTTTGATGTTTTCTTTCTTTCAGTGTATTCTGAAAGTGTTCTACTGAGTTTTGTAGTAGCAGCTCCTTTTTATGGAAATCCGGGTCGTTTTTATATTTTAGAGAGAGCAATTTGTTCCGTGAGTTTACTGGTCGTCTTATTAAGTGTTAATCTTTCCTCTGTCAACAGTATTTGTAGGAATCTTAAAGATGCAGCTCTTGATTCTTTTTCCCACTGCTCCAGTAAAGCTGGGCTTCTGGACCGTGTGGCTGGCACCAGTGGTATCCTTAGGCCTCTGGGGATTATGCCTTGTTTTAAATAATTCTCGAGGGATTGAACTTCCCAAAAGGATTTCAAGTTCTCCTTATAGCAGCTGTATAGATCGTTAAAGACCTTTTTCAAGGTCACTGTTGTTTCTGTACTGCAGGGTGCTTTATCAGAAAAGACCACCCGCCTCCAGCAACCATTGGCTGGTATTTATAGGCTCAGATAAGAAACCTGCAATAAGTGCAAGAAATTATCAAAAGAATCTCAGAAACTAGATTTTAAGCGGTATCTCAAATCAGCATTATGTCAAAAAATACCTATTCACTTTAAGTGACTGAACTTTAAAAACTTTTTATCTTTATTTATATACATTAAAAAGAAGTTTTTTTTAGACCAAGACAAACATAACACTAACACGTGAACAATATCACATATAGTGAATGACAAAAATAGGCTAAACCACTTCACTGGAGACAATTAGAGAGGTATAGAGTGGAAGACCCGCAGTACTTCCACCAAAGATATCAATATTCAAAATTCAAAAGGGTAGTGAGTAGGAAAAGTATTCTGTCCTTAATCTTCCCCTCACAAGAAGAAATACTGCTTGTCTGTATAAAATTATTGTATTTTCTTGTGTGCCAGAGGTACTGGTGGTCTTTACCACATATAGAGAcgccttatttatttatttctctgagaGGAATAGAGAAGGGTTATgtaagggtgagccgccgaggaatgggggcatcgtttaaatAAGGATGTTCTCCATTGATAGGCAGGGACTCTTCTTGTGAGGGGAAGATTAAGGACAGAATACTTTTCCTACTCACTACCCTTTTGAATTTTGAATATTGATATCTTAGGTGGAAGTTCTGCGGGTCTTCCACTCTATACCTCTCTAATTGTCTCCAGTGAAGTGGTTTAGACTATTTTTATCATTCACTATATGTGTTATTGTTCACGTGTTAGTGTTATGTTTGTCTTGGTCTAAAAAAACTTCTTTTTAATGTATATAAATAAAGATAAAAAGTTTTTAAAGTTCAGTCACTTAAAGTGAATAGGTATTTTTTGACATAATGCTGATTTGAGATACCACTTAAAATCTAGTTTCTGAGAttcaagttgaatggtaccagggtaggagccctggtgcctctggctaggtggcaggaggtggtctccatcagcaggggaCGGGaatatggctcggtggaaccgaggtggaccgggacagggtagtggcccgccggtaccgacacggggaaccgacacggaaaccgtagcacaaaggtggGTAcccgtgttgtagctgttctgtttaaaaagtcagcttatgggatcaccagtgaggtcctctgaattaggcctctttagGCCTAATCAGTATCAAGCGCtcagagaaaagacctgcattcatgtgagcatgatcagttttcagggtcaggtaactgtttcaacatagctagctggtcagaggggctccaggggtaatattcctgtgtctgtctgattcttgtgaccttcctcggtcgggatgtatctgatttttttgtactggtcccagggcgttctttcctttcctcaccgtcagagtaatgtccagcttcctccccaaaactcaattccttcactacctctgtcttagagtcagcgtcctctgtcatcacatgtgatctggttcgaacaggatttagtgcaatccgcttagggcgagtaacattacacgtagcacaagtacctctccagtctgggtttttctgactacaatgtttacaagtccattcatctggtctaggTTTCTGATTATGTGAAGGTGGGgcagtagcagtcacaattcctgcttttggtgcattaaaacattcataatacaccttatctcccgctgtggtctctttatatccacaatgctgcacctcttcagccacacgacaccatttatttacttgttgctctactttcttgtcttttatccaacctctcttttcttcgctgaatctgtgccatttttcaacatccaaacatccgtactctggcatgtctgccttttttagtattggtctgacatttttaactgcttccttgccttccctttcttccactatctgtttggctgttttggatcctgctggagccccacactgcacactgaacaagttgcccatggcttcaacttattcccacacagcccacctttctgcaaatgccctctcagtgtccctggaccTTGTCAAAACAGGCCACACTCCtccggcaagtcagaatgggctctcaaggtgTAGCTGGAAGGCTAGTCAGCACTCTCACCTGCTACCCTTGCAGGGTGTATTGGGAAGGCTTTTTGAACAGCTGTCTTACCCAATAGACCaggtgactaaagcaggaaggaccaggtgtgatagtcctctcacctactagaccacctccatgtaagtgggaaggccacactgctctctaacccacatagacctgatgtgcagttgggtactccatgctggtccttttcacagtattccagcaacgaacgtaaactagagttaaaccaaaacaatcctcagagctgacttcttacaGAGGGCAGGAGACAGAAAATTGCGCAGCGCCTCACTtgccccctcccaacagaatagcaACAGCacacacagtttgtttagcaagagtcttctctcaaaagaattcttcgtccagactcagctttccaaaacatccaactttcctaatacccactggtatacataatcccagcagaaaattgatactacttatataccttcacagcactaatattctactgaaaggaaaaaaaaatgactttgctataaaaccttcgtctccattttgaggggaagaaacatatGATATCTCACTATGAGGACAGATCACAGGACCACTTgtccactcattcattgattccagaaacgtatgtaacaatacaccttccaaggatcagtgaagctcacatgtaaataaaattatctaaaccgctcttgacactgatggaaaaaatacatatgtcaggtatccactcaaatactctatatggctatgccccttgacatttcacaaccagaacatcttttcacagtccacaataTGGCCTATAACCATtaatttatacatacatattattacaCCAAGTCCCTTATCTCAATTACTCGTCACTTttatgttattcagaggcttctcatcaatatacaacaacttaCTGCCTACCTAatttatctaggcattagtatgaaaccacttatgaacacatatccctagaccagtgtattgcccatcaaagatgcaaagatggccaaagcaaaacacaaaacacagcaacacagcaaatgtaattatacagagacacTCTCAATTCCgtactatgcaatcagttaatggacagaCAACAGATTATTTTATTACTCTatttttcaactctcattcagacatgcatgagaaaaaacaatactcactggtgatgccagagttcttgaaccgtgtgtacagccttacccagaatattcgggaaatcagagagagtgaaataaagtgaaagaataaagcttctcaccttgctgcagctgaaatttcactgtctcaagagtccccaaaacttattccgaataggctggttggccacggctccacgttgggcaccaaaaactgttgtagctgttctgtttcaaaagtcagcttatgggatcaccagtgaggtcctctgaattaggcctctttagGCCTAATcaatatcgagcgctcggagaaaagacctgcattcatgtgagcatgatcagttttcagggtcaggtaactgtttcaacatagctagctggtcagaggggctccaggggtaatattcatgtgtctgtctgattcttgtgaccttcctcggtcgggatgtatctgatttttttgtactggtcccagggcgttctttcctttcctcaccgtcagagtaatgtccagcaatatcacattgatctgtaaatggtataaataatctgtaccttggctaaataaacagattatttataccatttacagatcaatgtgatattgcaaaaaaggcttctagctggaaatttacaagttgatcatatgacctttaagtttgagaaaaacaaaactgtagagtcatgcatatgagataagaacatttagcagacaataataatccttgagcttgtttctCATTCCGaaaatatttaaaatcaagaaatatagaaactattaacccttctatatcacccggaccctgaagccagaaaccggaaccaagcggactggttaattaaccaattgaggccaggactagaggtcctgtcccacccaaagtccctcatagaagacaacagcccactgatttgGGATAAGAGGtccccgccagggcccatagatctcacgggccagcgtctgcgggcacggctccttaggccacatccagccgggagcagactcctgagtttcatactAGGAAAGTCCACTTTACACAAAACCTATTATACTCATGAGGTTCACCAAAAGGCTGACTCTGGGATTTAAGGAGCTGTTTGAGAGCCACCTATAAAGCCTGGACCTCTTGAAAGCCCAGAAAGCCTACCTTTGGATCTGGTAAGATCGTTGCCATTTAATGGGATTTAATATCAGTGATTTGCAGCCCTAGGTGGTGCTTTGTTACTTTTTCCAGGTATCCCCATACCCCCTCTGCTCATAGGGGGCTATTTTATTTTGTATCCTCACGTTTTTATAACAGATTGGGGAAAATTATCTTCACTAGTTTTTAACATTCtcacaataaaggttatattttagtttTCTATATTCTATGATGTCTTCATGATCCAGCTGTTATCGATGTGTGTGGAGCAGTCGTGTGTATGACTGTTAAATCTAATTATAATAATGAATATTTTCATTCTGTAAGTCTGTTATTTTCAATACTTTGGATCTATTTGGTATTTTGCCTCTTTTTCATTTCTCCACACACATCGTACACGCACGGTCCTGCTCAGAACACATCATACATGTGTGGATCTACTGCATACACATTGTATACACACTGATCTGCACcgcacacgtcatacacacacggctccgctctgcacACCTTGTATACACTCAGCTCCACTCCATACACACGGCTCTGTTTCCTACACATCATATACATGCAGTTCTGCTTCGCACTCACCGTACACACACCACTCCGtccctacacacacggctccgctccgtacacctcgttcacacacggctccgctccgcacacctcgtacacacacggctctgcctcgtacacctcgtacacacacggctctgctccgtacacctcgtatacacacggctccactctatacacctcatacacacacggctccgctctatacacctcgtacacacacagctctgctacatccacactgtaaacccctcctgaccccacacataaacttcccctcatccagcaccatgacacccagcacagcagtgcctgcatacactgaggagctgatcatgtgaccctgactcctcccctccatgtgacatcatcacaggtcctggaagcacagagcagccatatatctagtgtgcggctctgcaggaggaggtgtgtggagattccccattactgggctcaggctccatacacattagatgctgggggagaacaatcgctctatagaagagaattctcctgattgccccgtgaaggaaggatatggacagggacaagatggtggagaggatatcacacctcaccctagagatcctcttccggcttactggagaggtgagagattctgatgacgtcacattacaccattcttatctatgggaataacagatggacagaactggagaggtgaggactctggaaatgtctggagtgagatttcttactgtgtctctccataaccaggattacacagtagtgaagaagacctctagtgagcgctgtcaggcccctgtgtctgagggatggggaagacccctgagcccaatcacggggcctccacctcaccccccgatacatgaggacatcaatgaccagaagatcctagaactcacctacaagatgattgagctgctgactggagaggtgacactgctgggaatgctgggacattatacagtaacgctatgaagggatcgggggtgacagtatcattgtatgtgtcaggttcctataaggtgtcaggacgtctccgtctatttctccatggaggagtgggagtatttagaaggacacaaagatctgtacaaggacgtcatgatggagggtccccagcccctcacatcaccaggtaatagacaggactaaatacacacggcctataattatctgtatgtaaggaatgaattcagtccctgtatgtgtctcctccaggtctatccagtaagaggacaacaccagagagatgtccccgtcctcttctcccacaggactgtaaacaagaagatcccgatgttcctcaggatcatcaggtagatggagagaaggtgccatgaaatctccctatgatgtgtagacggctgtgaaggtcttgtgctcagtcttgttttatcctccagtattatatgtgttatacttgtgtaatgagagcggtggagatggcaggattacagctgatcatagatgggacttctccatctgtctgtgacttttacaatatttgtttcagggtgaagatctgccccatattaatactacagagacatatgtgaggggtgatgagcggagtaaagaggagattcctacagataaccgcccaggtgagtagtgaccactaaatgcagagaagtcacagattcttctcattcaGCAGCTGCTACAATGTGGGACTAAGAAGAAGGAACAAAACGTATTATCCTAAGAATAAGGTAGAAAAGGTTTCCCGTACATCCTAGACACGGGGAATGTGGAGtttattctttttaatctcttcatTAATCATCTTGTTGATGGGATTGAGAgtgaagtgtcagtctttgccgacaccaaactatgtaggatattgaaaactgaccttgatagtacaatattacaaaacgatctggataagatgtcggaataGACAGACACttcgcaaatgagatttaatgttgataaatgtaaagtaatgcacctaggacggagtaatcctatagctgaaaatacattaaatggaagtaaactcgggactacagaacaggagacggacttgggtattctcattacaaataagctgagcagcagcactcaatgtcaggcagcagctgttaAAGCAAACACGATTTTACGGTgtgtaaaaagagagattagatcccttgatcccaacgtattgttacccctctataagtcacttgtaaggccacatctggaatatgggatccattttggagctccacattttaaaaaggttaTTCAGACGttcgttcaaaggtgggcaactagattattgcaaggaatagaggccgcccgtatgatgagagtataaaaatagcaacaaaaagaggaataaatatcttccaaaaattaagcattacttacagccaaGAAGGGCAGTagttgtacatcgccctggccaaaaactagtactctagcaggatgcagctaagcccccactaagtggaggcatcacgggtgcaggaggagcaaatcacacacacacttccaaaaaaatggagggggcgattgctggatgataaagcttgaggcttccgtattctggccattataccaactaaaacctcatatttttatggtacaggatgcagccaggcccctttctgttaggccttgcatattagagttcctgtccctgtatagtGCACAGattgagtacggcttggcagcccgcctgatctaatagtatggatgtcacctaataggctgcgggtttgtgactgtgcgtctgctagtgtgaacagtgctctatgcaagccaccagtgtgcagttttatcatccagcaatcgccccctccatttgtttggaagtgtgtgtgtgatttgctcctcctgcacctgtgatgcctccacttagtgggggcttagctgcatcctgctagagtactagtttttggcctgggcgatgtacaactactGCCCTTCTTTGTTGTAAGTAAtctgtatgatgagaggttgaaaaagttggcctTATTCAGTgtagaaaaaaagacatctcaaAGGAGATTTCATTTATATGTCTAAATACATGTATGGCCGATACAAAGAACTGGCACATTACTTATTCCCAATGAAGACAATATTAAGGACCAAAGGGAACGGACTgttagtggaagaaaggcgattccggcagctaaatatgaAAGGGTTCTTTCCAGTTAAAGCAGTCAAACTGTGGAAAGCCTTAGCAAAAGAGGTAGTAAAGGGCTAACACTAACAGCTTTTAtaatagggctggatgattttctcattTCACATAACATTGTCGGTTAAAAATGCTATAGTGACAAAAATGTACAATTGGCTGAGGAAAgttaaactagatggacttaaagtcttttttcaacctatgtaactattatCAGCTTTTTATCAGTAACCTGAAGTATTTTGCCGCACAgctaacctgtaaaaaaaaaaacaaacacctgcCCCAAAACATAATTCTGCCTCCACcgtgcttcactgtgggtatggtgttcttttggtgatgcACAGTGTGGGCATGGCACCTAACATATCTTTTGGGATTATGATCCAAAAGTTCaacctttgtctcatcagaccataacacATTTTCCCACATGGTTCTCACAGACTTGATGAAGGTTTTGGCAAAACAGAGCTGGGCTTAGATGGTTTTCTTTGTAATAAAAGGCTTCTGTCTTCAACCCTACCACAAACACCAAACATATGAAGAAAACTGGAGATAGCTGTCACATGAAGTACACAACTAGTACTGGCCAGA containing:
- the LOC142310573 gene encoding oocyte zinc finger protein XlCOF29-like — encoded protein: MDRDKMVERISHLTLEILFRLTGEDYTVVKKTSSERCQAPVSEGWGRPLSPITGPPPHPPIHEDINDQKILELTYKMIELLTGEVTLLGMLGHYTVTL